The DNA window GATGATCTGGCCGGCGGGAATCCCGGTGACCAGCGCAGTCAACAGGCTGACGATGATCAGCGCGATGAATGCATGGACCTTGAACTTGATGATCATTACCAGGAGCAGCGCAATCGCCGCTCCGGCGATGCCTAATAAAGGCATTACGCCAAGCGTCTGTTCCCACTCTGCGGTCGAATTCATGACGGCCTCCCGGCGCGCAATCTCAAAGCCGGCTTGGCTTGGCGAGGTTCATATCGGCGATGACCTGGTCGACGATCGACTCAGGTGTGGACTCTGCGTTGATCGTCTCGCCCGGCTCGTCGGCAGTGAGACGTTCGAGGGTCGCGAGCTGGGAATCGAGCAACGATACCGGCATGTAGTGGCCCTTGCGCGAGCGCATCCGCTCGGTGAGCACCTCGTAGTCGACGTCCAACAGCACGAAGCGAACGTCGCATTCCGCCTCGCGGAGCAGGTCGCGATAGCTGCGTTTGAGCGCGGAGCAGGTCAGCACGACGTTCTCGCCAGCCTCACCCTTCGCACTGATCCAATCGCGAATGTCCCGCAGCCACGGCCAGCGGTCCTCGTCCTGGAGCGGAATGCCCGCCGACATCTTGTCGATATTGGCCTGGGGGTGGAACTCATCGGCTTCGGCAAATGCCCAGCCCATGCGCTGAGCGAATGCCTGAGCGGCCGTGGTCTTGCCGGAACCCGAGACGCCCATGAAGATGACGGCCATCGGTTGGGTCATGAGAAATTCTCCCGAACCTGGTGAGTAAAAAAGGTACATGATGGACGCACAGAACGTGGCCGCCCAATGAATGGCTGTGAACGGTACCATCAAGGCCCGGCCGACTCTATGCGGCAAATGCCACCCCCTACCAAAGTAGTAAACCAACGACGGTCAGATCGTCCCACCCGTCTGGTTCAGGGCGCTTTTCACCCCGGCAAAGCCCACGCTCGGATCCGCGTAATAAGCGCACAAAATCGACAATATCAGCTAAAAAAATACCTTCTGGTTGATATTTATTGCCATTTACATCGAACGTCACGACATCTCCCCCAACAGCCGGGCTACCGCTCGGACCGCTGGTGGCTTTCTTATTACTGAAGACCGCGGCGACCATGCGAACCATCGAGGTGGCAATCCCGGCGCTGGCGATCGGGCCGATCCGGCGTATGCTGGGGAGTCAATCCCTTCGCCGCCCGCCGCGGCCATGGACCACCGCGCCCTGAGAGAGAAGAAATGCCCGCAGAGACCGTGCAGACCATCGCCAACCGCATCGACATGCTGCGCCAAGCACTTGAGCGAGAGGGCCTCGATGCCTGGATCGCACCCTCTTCCGATCCCCATTTGTCCGAATACCTGCCGGCCCACTTCTCGAACCGTGAGTGGCTTTCCGGTTTCACCGGCTCGGCCGGCACCCTGGTGGTACTCGGCGACGATGCGACGCTCTGGGCCGACAGCCGCTACTGGGTCCAAGCCGAGCAGCAGCTCGATGGCAGCGGCATACAGCTGGAGCGACTGATTCCCGCCGAAGGTCGCGACCACATCGCCTGGCTGGTCTCGACGCTTGCCGAGGGAGCGCGGGTCGGGGTCGACGGCGCGGTGCTCTCGCTCGCTGCCGCCCGTACGCTCGAGGCCGCCTTCGCCGCCAAGGGCATCGAACTTGCCACCGACCGTGATCTGGTCGGTGCAATCTGGCCCGACCGCCCGGCGCTGCCCAAGGCGCCGGTCTACGCCCATCTCGATGAGTTCGCCACCACCAAGCGTGCCGTTAAGCTCACCGCGCTGCGCCGGGCACTCGAGGCGCGCGGCGCGCAGTGGCAACTGCTGTCGAGCCTCGACGACGTCGCTTGGCTGTTCAATCTGCGCGGC is part of the Halotalea alkalilenta genome and encodes:
- a CDS encoding gluconokinase — protein: MTQPMAVIFMGVSGSGKTTAAQAFAQRMGWAFAEADEFHPQANIDKMSAGIPLQDEDRWPWLRDIRDWISAKGEAGENVVLTCSALKRSYRDLLREAECDVRFVLLDVDYEVLTERMRSRKGHYMPVSLLDSQLATLERLTADEPGETINAESTPESIVDQVIADMNLAKPSRL